The following coding sequences are from one Nicotiana tabacum cultivar K326 chromosome 1, ASM71507v2, whole genome shotgun sequence window:
- the LOC142164663 gene encoding uncharacterized protein LOC142164663 yields MDNLTKAQNRMKQYADSKRSDRNFEVGDTVFLKLQPYRQTSVVICRNLNLVAKFYGSFEVLRRIGMVAYEIKPPLGSKIHPIFHVSQLKKAMGNHVQQSKEPPICTDDGQFLTEPVAILDRRIVKKGNKASTQVLVQWEILSKDEATWADYTFLTP; encoded by the coding sequence ATGGACAATCTGACCAAGGCACAAAATAGGATGAAGCAATACGCTGATTCTAAGAGAAGTGATAGGAATTTCGAAGTTGGAGACACGGTGTTCTTGAAACTACAACCCTATCGGCAAACATCAGTTGTAATCTGCCGGAATTTGAACTTGGTGGCTAAATTTTATGGGTCTTTTGAAGTGCTCCGCAGAATTGGCATGGTCGCTTATGAGATCAAGCCTCCATTGGGATCAAAAATTCACCCCATTTTCCATGTATCTCAGTTAAAGAAGGCAATGGGAAATCATGTGCAACAATCAAAGGAACCACCAATTTGCACTGATGATGGTCAGTTCTTGACTGAACCAGTAGCCATCTTAGACCGCCGAATTGTGAAGAAAGGCAACAAAGCTTCTACCCAAGTCCTAGTTCAGTGGGAAATCCTTTCCAAGGATGAGGCTACATGGGCAGATTACACTTTCCTCACACCCTAG